A window of the Brassica napus cultivar Da-Ae chromosome C5, Da-Ae, whole genome shotgun sequence genome harbors these coding sequences:
- the LOC111198032 gene encoding cyclin-B2-3-like isoform X2 — MGTSAGGGGKIMPTRRALSAINKNITEPPPSYPYALNNKRSLSSERNVICNKPPLRRPVTSLLIISHKSRKRKLRNQTQLQVKKQRGSTSVWIIIVEEEIKVEDADKEAEQVVYIDACDEKNSLAVVEYIDDIYDFHKKSEEL, encoded by the exons ATGGGCACATCAGCAGGCGGAGGAGGAAAGATCATGCCGACACGGAGAGCACTCAGCGCCATTAACAAGAACATCACTGAACCTCCCCCGTCTTACCCTTATGCTCTCAACAACAAGAGATCACTTTCTTCTGA AAGGAATGTTATCTGTAACAAACCACCTCTGCGCCGACCAGTTACTAG TTTGCTGATAATAAGCCACAAATCCAGGAAGAG gaaactaagaaatcAAACTCAGCTCCAAGTGAAGAAGCAGAGAGGGTCGACATCGGTGTGGATAATAATAGTG GAGGAGGAGATTAAAGTGGAAGATGCAGATAAAGAAGCAGAGCAAGTGGTTTACATTGACGCTTGTGATGAGAAGAATTCTTTAGCCGTAGTTGAATATATCGATGATATATACGACTTTCACAAGAAATCTGAG GAACTTTGA
- the LOC111198032 gene encoding cyclin-B2-3-like isoform X1, translating to MGTSAGGGGKIMPTRRALSAINKNITEPPPSYPYALNNKRSLSSERNVICNKPPLRRPVTRKFADNKPQIQEEETKKSNSAPSEEAERVDIGVDNNSGKDRGDDCIEPMFIQHTETMIEETYQMENEEEIKVEDADKEAEQVVYIDACDEKNSLAVVEYIDDIYDFHKKSEEL from the exons ATGGGCACATCAGCAGGCGGAGGAGGAAAGATCATGCCGACACGGAGAGCACTCAGCGCCATTAACAAGAACATCACTGAACCTCCCCCGTCTTACCCTTATGCTCTCAACAACAAGAGATCACTTTCTTCTGA AAGGAATGTTATCTGTAACAAACCACCTCTGCGCCGACCAGTTACTAG GAAGTTTGCTGATAATAAGCCACAAATCCAGGAAGAG gaaactaagaaatcAAACTCAGCTCCAAGTGAAGAAGCAGAGAGGGTCGACATCGGTGTGGATAATAATAGTGGTAAGGACAGAGGAGACGACTGTATTGAGCCAATGTTTATACAACACACTGAAACAATGATAGAGGAAACTTACCAGATGGAAAAT GAGGAGGAGATTAAAGTGGAAGATGCAGATAAAGAAGCAGAGCAAGTGGTTTACATTGACGCTTGTGATGAGAAGAATTCTTTAGCCGTAGTTGAATATATCGATGATATATACGACTTTCACAAGAAATCTGAG GAACTTTGA